A genomic segment from Dietzia psychralcaliphila encodes:
- a CDS encoding response regulator transcription factor: protein MTNVLVVEDDDLIRSVLVKALGGAEYTALEAVDGESARSILSTISDIDLMLLDIGLPDIDGLTLLREARDRGFAAPVIILTARDSVANTVEGLDSGANDYMVKPFRVPELLARIRLRLREHEASEDPGILEHAGMRLDIRTRRVEVDGRIQELTNREYSLLEMLLRNKGETISREQLLESVWGMDFDPGSNIVNVYIRSLRRKIGENKVHTVRGVGYRVE from the coding sequence ATGACGAATGTTCTCGTCGTGGAGGATGACGACCTCATCCGCTCGGTACTGGTCAAGGCACTCGGCGGCGCCGAGTACACCGCACTCGAGGCTGTGGACGGGGAGAGCGCGCGATCCATCCTGTCGACCATCTCCGACATCGACCTGATGTTGCTGGACATCGGGCTGCCGGATATCGATGGTCTGACGCTGCTCCGCGAGGCGCGGGACCGCGGGTTCGCGGCCCCCGTCATCATCCTCACGGCCCGCGACAGCGTCGCGAACACCGTCGAGGGTCTGGACTCCGGGGCCAACGACTACATGGTCAAGCCCTTCCGTGTGCCGGAGCTGCTGGCCCGCATCCGGCTCCGCCTGCGCGAGCACGAGGCCTCGGAGGATCCCGGCATTCTCGAGCACGCCGGGATGCGTCTGGACATCCGCACCCGCCGGGTCGAGGTCGACGGTCGGATCCAGGAGCTCACCAACCGTGAGTACTCCCTGCTGGAGATGCTGCTGCGCAACAAGGGCGAGACCATCAGCCGTGAGCAGTTGCTGGAGAGCGTGTGGGGCATGGACTTCGACCCCGGCTCGAACATCGTCAACGTCTACATCCGGTCGTTGCGCCGCAAGATCGGCGAGAACAAGGTCCACACCGTCCGGGGCGTCGGCTACCGGGTGGAGTGA
- a CDS encoding aldehyde dehydrogenase — protein sequence MVVIHDKLFSGTRWTDPITTGVLEVTSPATNAVVGRVAETTTEDVDEMVNQARDSFESGVWRNTPPAERGALIGRVADMLEERQGEVCQILSDEMGTPPGTAAMIQVTPTLGVLRYYATLAADFPWSEVRHGDYGASVVSRQPVGVVAAVTAWNVPLYLNSAKLGPALLSGSSVVLKPSSATPLSALWLADLFREAGLPEGVLSVVTGPSSVGDHLVSHPEVDKISFTGSTGVGKHIAGIAAQNLTRCSLELGGKSAAIILEDADIAANAGTMVFSALMNSGQACVSQNRILAPRSRYDEVVEALVENVKAMPVGDPAAEGTAFGPLANHKQKDSVEGYIRKGVEEGATIAYGGGKVEGLADDVAGGAFVQPTVFTDVDNSMTIAQEEIFGPVIQVIAYDSVDEAVQIANDSEFGLAGAVYSADPDAALAVAQRVRTGTMGVNWYAFDPSAPFGGFKNSGLGRENGPEGLDAYCELQSVLMPFGWEPPAQ from the coding sequence GTGGTCGTCATCCATGACAAGCTCTTCTCCGGCACGCGCTGGACCGATCCCATCACCACGGGGGTTCTCGAGGTGACGTCCCCCGCTACGAACGCCGTCGTCGGGAGGGTGGCCGAGACCACCACGGAGGACGTCGACGAGATGGTCAACCAGGCCCGCGACTCCTTCGAGTCCGGGGTCTGGCGTAACACCCCTCCCGCAGAGCGGGGTGCGCTGATCGGTCGGGTCGCCGACATGCTCGAGGAACGCCAGGGCGAGGTCTGCCAGATACTCTCCGACGAGATGGGCACCCCTCCCGGGACCGCGGCGATGATCCAGGTGACGCCCACTCTCGGCGTCCTGCGGTACTACGCGACGCTGGCAGCCGACTTCCCGTGGTCCGAGGTCCGGCACGGCGACTACGGTGCCTCCGTGGTCAGCCGCCAGCCCGTCGGCGTGGTCGCGGCCGTCACCGCGTGGAACGTCCCGCTCTACCTCAACTCCGCCAAGCTCGGTCCGGCGCTGCTCTCGGGGAGTTCGGTGGTCCTCAAGCCGTCGTCCGCGACCCCGCTGTCCGCGCTGTGGCTCGCCGATCTCTTCCGTGAGGCGGGGCTGCCCGAGGGCGTGCTGTCGGTGGTGACCGGTCCGAGCTCCGTGGGCGACCACCTCGTCTCGCACCCGGAGGTCGACAAGATCTCGTTCACCGGCTCCACCGGTGTGGGCAAGCACATCGCGGGGATCGCCGCCCAGAACCTCACCCGCTGCTCGCTGGAGCTGGGCGGAAAGAGCGCCGCGATCATCCTCGAGGACGCCGACATCGCCGCCAACGCCGGGACCATGGTGTTCTCCGCGCTGATGAACTCCGGCCAGGCGTGCGTGTCCCAGAACCGCATCCTCGCCCCGCGGTCGCGCTACGACGAGGTCGTCGAGGCCCTGGTCGAGAACGTCAAGGCCATGCCGGTCGGTGACCCGGCCGCCGAGGGCACCGCGTTCGGGCCGCTGGCCAACCACAAGCAGAAGGACAGCGTCGAGGGCTACATCCGCAAGGGTGTCGAGGAGGGCGCGACGATCGCCTACGGAGGCGGGAAGGTCGAGGGTCTCGCCGACGACGTGGCCGGCGGTGCCTTTGTCCAGCCGACCGTGTTCACCGATGTCGACAACTCCATGACCATCGCCCAGGAGGAGATCTTCGGCCCGGTGATTCAGGTCATCGCGTACGACTCCGTCGACGAGGCAGTGCAGATCGCCAACGACTCCGAGTTCGGCCTGGCCGGCGCCGTGTACTCGGCTGATCCGGACGCCGCGCTCGCCGTGGCCCAGCGGGTGCGCACCGGCACCATGGGCGTCAACTGGTACGCCTTCGACCCGAGCGCACCGTTCGGCGGGTTCAAGAACTCCGGCCTCGGCCGCGAGAACGGACCCGAGGGGCTGGACGCCTACTGCGAGCTGCAGAGCGTGCTCATGCCGTTCGGCTGGGAGCCCCCCGCGCAGTGA
- a CDS encoding class I SAM-dependent methyltransferase, with protein MTPPADHRSSALRSVARRATFGRSLGLLRSFPLEQSDPDAFYSGLARDTVELVADLWAESGDQPGDRLGDQAGGQQVGQQVGRQVGRSGGLPGARLPGLTVLDVGGGPGYFSDAYAAEGARYVSVEPDVGEMSAAGLDQSGSIRGSGMSLPIRSDSVDVCISSNVAEHVPEPWTMAEEMLRVTRPGGLVVVSYTLWYGPFGGHEMGLTHYLGGERARRMYERRHGHPPKNVYGESLFEVGCAEGLEWARGTDAGELLAAFPRYHPRWAWWLVRAPLVREVMVSNLVLVLRAR; from the coding sequence GTGACCCCACCAGCAGATCACCGGTCGAGCGCGCTGCGGTCGGTCGCCCGGCGCGCCACCTTCGGGCGCTCGCTCGGGCTCCTGCGCTCGTTCCCCCTCGAACAGTCCGACCCGGACGCCTTCTACTCCGGGCTGGCGCGCGACACGGTCGAGTTGGTCGCGGACCTGTGGGCAGAGTCGGGGGACCAACCGGGAGACCGACTGGGAGACCAAGCGGGGGGCCAGCAGGTGGGCCAGCAGGTCGGCCGGCAGGTGGGCCGGTCGGGCGGGCTGCCGGGCGCGCGGCTACCGGGGTTGACCGTCCTCGACGTGGGCGGCGGTCCCGGTTACTTCTCCGACGCCTACGCCGCGGAGGGCGCGCGCTACGTCTCCGTGGAGCCCGACGTGGGGGAGATGTCCGCCGCCGGGCTTGATCAGTCCGGTTCGATCCGGGGGAGCGGGATGTCGCTGCCCATCCGGTCGGACTCGGTGGACGTGTGCATCTCCTCCAACGTGGCCGAGCACGTGCCCGAGCCGTGGACCATGGCCGAGGAGATGCTCAGGGTCACTCGACCCGGTGGCCTCGTCGTCGTCTCCTACACGCTCTGGTACGGACCGTTCGGCGGACACGAGATGGGCCTGACCCATTATCTCGGCGGTGAGCGGGCGCGGCGGATGTACGAACGCCGTCACGGGCACCCGCCCAAGAACGTGTACGGCGAGTCGCTGTTCGAGGTGGGCTGTGCGGAGGGGCTCGAGTGGGCGCGGGGCACCGACGCGGGTGAACTGCTCGCCGCCTTCCCGCGCTACCACCCGCGCTGGGCGTGGTGGCTGGTGCGTGCGCCGCTGGTCCGCGAGGTCATGGTGTCGAACCTCGTGCTGGTACTGCGGGCCCGCTAG
- a CDS encoding glycosyltransferase family 4 protein, with product MARILLLCWRDSTHPQGGGSERYLEHVADGLAAAGHTVIYRTSRSRGAARSEVRAAGATGSAVTGSGVTVSRGGGRFTVYPRALGAMLLGRVGLGPLGRLRRPDVVVDTQNGVPFFSRLATTAPVVVLVHHIHREQWPVAGWLVARIGWWIESWLSPRVHSHSQYVTVSLPSAEELAELGVDPARIAVVRNGLDPLPAGVLPGGSGTRADGPRLVVLSRLVPHKHVEDALDVLAALRQTCPELVLDVIGSGWWSDRLREYAGDLGLDGPGPDHPAGAVVFHGHVDEATKHRILASASLHLMPSRKEGWGLAVSEAAQHGVPTIGYHHAAGLRDSIDDGQTGLLVDDVAAMTAATGRLLADPALRGRMGEAARRKAAGLSWPATGEAMAEVLTAVTEGRRVSGVIGGGIGGPPRRAPQPPHR from the coding sequence GTGGCTCGAATCCTGCTGCTGTGCTGGCGAGACAGCACCCATCCGCAGGGCGGTGGCAGCGAGCGGTACCTGGAGCACGTCGCGGACGGCCTGGCGGCCGCAGGACACACCGTCATCTATCGGACCTCCCGTTCCCGCGGCGCGGCCCGCTCGGAGGTGAGGGCGGCCGGCGCAACCGGGTCCGCTGTCACCGGGTCGGGCGTCACGGTCAGCCGGGGAGGCGGCCGTTTCACCGTCTACCCGCGCGCCCTGGGGGCGATGCTCCTCGGGCGGGTCGGGCTGGGGCCACTCGGTCGGTTGCGGCGGCCCGACGTCGTCGTCGACACGCAGAACGGCGTCCCCTTCTTCTCCCGGCTCGCCACCACCGCCCCGGTCGTGGTGCTGGTCCACCACATCCACCGCGAACAGTGGCCCGTCGCCGGATGGTTGGTGGCGAGGATCGGCTGGTGGATCGAGTCGTGGCTCTCGCCGCGCGTGCACTCGCACAGTCAGTACGTGACCGTCTCGCTGCCGTCGGCGGAGGAACTCGCCGAGCTCGGTGTGGACCCGGCCCGCATCGCCGTGGTCCGCAACGGCCTGGACCCGCTACCCGCCGGGGTGCTGCCGGGCGGGTCCGGGACCCGTGCGGACGGCCCGCGCCTGGTGGTGCTGTCCCGACTGGTGCCGCACAAACACGTCGAGGACGCCCTGGACGTGCTTGCAGCGCTACGCCAGACCTGTCCCGAGCTGGTACTGGATGTGATCGGGAGCGGCTGGTGGTCCGACCGTCTCCGCGAGTACGCGGGCGATCTCGGACTGGACGGCCCCGGGCCAGATCACCCCGCGGGTGCGGTGGTGTTCCACGGGCACGTCGACGAGGCCACCAAGCACCGGATCCTCGCTTCGGCGTCGCTCCACCTCATGCCCTCGCGCAAGGAGGGGTGGGGTCTCGCAGTGTCCGAGGCCGCCCAGCACGGCGTGCCCACCATCGGCTACCACCACGCGGCCGGGCTGCGGGACTCGATCGACGACGGCCAGACCGGCCTCCTCGTGGACGACGTCGCGGCCATGACGGCGGCGACCGGGCGCCTGCTGGCCGATCCCGCGCTGCGCGGCCGCATGGGCGAGGCCGCCCGCCGCAAGGCCGCCGGGCTGTCGTGGCCCGCGACCGGGGAGGCGATGGCGGAGGTCCTCACGGCCGTCACCGAGGGACGCCGGGTCAGCGGCGTGATCGGCGGCGGGATCGGCGGCCCGCCCAGGCGAGCGCCGCAGCCACCACACCGGTGA